DNA from Drosophila busckii strain San Diego stock center, stock number 13000-0081.31 chromosome 2R, ASM1175060v1, whole genome shotgun sequence:
attgaaaaacaaacaaaaaaaaaaatgaaagcaagcagcaaaaactgttTGAAATTAGTGCAGGGATTGGATGAATTCAAAAGCAACTGagtgaaaattttattttgcttcaGATCCACTTCTCGTCctctttaatatatatttgaattatatataattcacTTTTCTTTATGTTGAAAtgctttatatacattttgtataagcagaaagtttaattatttttttatcgcttcaatttgttttgtgtgaactaaacaaaatatataaatatatatactaaacactaaaattgattttgcaaGCGGcgtagtttttgttgttgctcagctATAGATTTACGACGATGCCGCTGTTTTGGCCAAAAGAAACTGCGTACTCTATAcatactattatttattataattatgttttaataaataattacatttttgttttatattaacatgcaagcaaacaactacaacaacaaaacagaacACAAGacaaaagtcaacaaattttatgtctTTTTATTATGCTCTTTACTTTCTTTTGTTTCAAATGCGCTGTGTCGCTTTCCTTAAAATCAAATGCGAAATTGgtttaaacataaaaacaaattacaaataatgcattaagcagcaacagcaaaaagcgaGTAAAGAAAGTTGaacaaagcaaaccaaaagaaacaaattatgtattatttgtaattcttttttctaaaatacaacaaataaaacaaaacagaaaactacaatatttaatttttttattattttcattttattttattttcaaaattatttgtatgaaatgaaaattgtcaGAAGGCATTATTGTAATGGCGGATATAACGGATTTAGATTTTAAAGGCATGAGTTCTATTTGTGCCCGGTACTGTGTGGATTTGTCATAATTTTACTATTCTACTTGAAAGTTAGAAATCGAGCTAAGGCATCAGCAATTTTCAATTCGAATTCGTATTCGTATTTTCGAACTCGAAGGAAGGCAACGgtttttgcaaaacaaaaaaaatttgtacaatCGATGCTacaactatttatataaaatacatattaatgaaaaatatacttaacaacagcaatgcagcAATACCATtatcaatatgcaaattgttattaaatgtCTTAGTGTTTTTTTTGTCTTGATTCTCATCGCTCTGTATGTGTTTAAATGTAAACGAACTTTTCCCCCGCATCCCACAACCCGAATGCCCTCAACAAGCAATAACAATTCattttcttatatttgtatgttaaAAGTTAAAGATAAACCAAATGCGAAATATCTATttgcacacatatacaaaactatttgctttattgttgttgaaaacGCATACATATGCTCATATGTATGTTTGGTCTTGTGTATAAGCCAAACTTCAGCAAACAGTAAATGATAACtaatcaaaaatgaaaatacttGTATTGAAGTCTAagcatattcaattttaaattcaacaaagaacagtaaatgtatatttttcgCAATTGAATTTACGCTTACAATATTatactaaaagcaaaaactaaaacaaaataataataaatgtgagAGATATATAAAACGGTTTATTTGTCGCTAAGCAAGAAAAAGAGCTAAAACAAGTCCAAttaaccaaaaatataaaattgcaatacaTGATACATACGATTCAAGATGataatatattaacaaaataacaaaaagctaaatcataaattataatacagTGAGCACACAGTTAATTGTATGCTGTATGTGGAGGCAAAGATTGATgtgaaatttaagtttattgaaATTACAGTTTCTtaattaccaaaaaaaaaaaataaaaaaaatgaaaaaaactaaacaaaaaaatataataattagtaTTAATTTATGGGGCGGAGAAAGGCTTTAATtactacattttatttacatggctttcattgaattttacttcaaattttgttgtggCAGATGTCAATTCTATGGAAACACTGCAAAATTAACGAGTTTACTAAATTGGCATGCATCCAAATAAATTTCGAGTATTTACCAAAATTGTTAACAGGTAAACAGCAAGTTTTGAATGTCTATACTATTCATATCGTTCCTCTCACAGTGTTCTTCAACAACGagagcaaaactttttaagaCGTAACATATCCAATGCCTGCAGTACTACGCATTTTTACAATGAAGGAGTAAGAGTTTTCAAATAGTCAGGCTTGGCTCTCACTAATAACTAATTCCTTAGAATTTTACTAAAAGGACAAGCTACACCAGTCGCTTTTATAGCACTCAAGAAGAGTTAACTTATTTTAAGGCACACTTGAAGAATTGCAGTAGCGCTGCAAGGAggcaatatattttaatgaacCTGCGGGAACAAAATGAGCAAATGTACTATCAATACCTTTGTGAGAATATGACGGAAGTCTTGTCGTTATATTATACGGTCAGTGAGTGTGAAGACAATTGCTGCCAAAACTGTTACAATAAGTTAGTAAACGACTACGTatctaaaataattgttaatctGTTGGTTATCTTACAACGACAGCCTAGCAAAGCAAAGACTACTGGAGTGTGCGAATAAACTTGATACGCCCAATGCCGTTAAGTATCTGCGCAAATGCGTCAAgcgcaaaaatcaaattaatgcgGAACCCATagatatgcaaaaattattaagtcAAGCCACACTGAACGTTGTAAATCAGCTGAATTCAAGAAACCAATTTCCTAATAGTCGCCAATTTAGTAGAACTTGTAGTGTTCCATTGGAACGACAACAAAACACATTGCCAAAAATTGTTGATAAACAGGTGagttgcataaattcaaaCGCATAGCcgacataaatattttaaacaaatagcacTTGTTAAGTGAACGTACTATGATGGATGTCGATGAGCTATGTGAAAAGCGAGATAAGCAAATTCATGAGCTGCGCTCCTGCTTACACGATTTTCAAGATGTTTACGATTATGTGCATCCATGGCTCAGACCATTTgtaagttttataatttgtgtttttgctttgttaaatttaacGGTAGTCACCGCCACacttgttgcaactttttaaaattagtttgaatTTCTGTTCGGCTGTTACGTAGACAGCTGTTGCGCGTTAGCGTTGCCAGACCActactattaaaaaaaaagctgcttaTAGTAGGGGGAATAGCGAGTAAAGCCAAAATTCCATCAAAATGTTCATACTGTTGCTGTACAGAAACAGTCAGATTTGACGGGAAATAGCGATATTTGCTAGCCCTGAAGCGCGATAACGTAAACAGCTGTTTGGTTGTATGTATGCGTAAATTGATGAATGTGTGTGAGGGGGTAAACAAAACGAGTCCAAAAGCTATTCTCGCCCATTTTCGCCccacaattgcaaaaaatttatagcctTACATTAATGaaacttatttaatatacagtGTGCAATTGCATATAATTCCATACGCTAAACGTGCGCGAACGTTCGTGAGTGTGTTTCTGTGAAAAGCGCCAGAGAACGAGTTCATTGCatcagttgttgttattgctgtcgGTAGTTGCGCTTAACACAAAAAGCGTTTGCTGCGTTTAAAGGTCACCTTGAAACGTCAAAACCAAAACTTCTGCGCTCTGTGCGCCCGCTCTTCTGCGCCCATTTTACTGAAAATCGTCTCGTCGTCTGGTCTCTCGCGGCGTgttaaaacatataaaaaataaaatatttcgcaATTTCCAATTGGACTTGCTGTCCTAAACAGAAGCTGCTTCCAAACGCGACttagctgcgtgtgtgtgcaagtgtgtgtgtgccgttaaattttttgaaaacgACAAAACGAATATTTTTGAAAGAGAAATTAGTACACAAGAAACGTAGTGCAAGAtgaataatgataataatcaGCGTTTCCTGGCGCGCGGCTCGCAGCGGGACAAGGGCTTGGCCGTCTTTACCAGTGGTGGCGACTCCCAAGGCATGAACGCCGCTGTGCGGGCCTGTGTACGCATGGCCATCTACCTGGGATGCAAGGTGAGTAATCCACGAGTGACCTCAAAATATGCTTATCGGTCAAGTTGAGCCATTGAACTTCCTCccaatttgttgtgtgtgcacTTGGACCCAATTAAAGCAATCAAGTCTAATTTACTTGTGCTGGGAGGTGTTTGTCGTGTGCCCCAGAACATTAGATAACCAATAGCCCATGCCAGACTCAATGCTTCTatgcaaaaaagaataaaataaaagaaaagcgcccacacacgcacacactcagcTGTctgtgtccgtgtgtgtgtgagtttgacATTGAGTTTATTTTCGGGCAACTTACAAATGATCACGCAGATATATCTCGGCAAATGCGGTTATTGTTtgaaagttaattatttagcaaatataaattcctTGAAATagctattatttaaattgttatgaaatatagcagcagcaatttatttgtcattTCATGATTTTTTGGCAATGAATAAATTTGTGTCGTGAGGCTGCTTTCTTCAAAgtcacttttgcttttcattcaattcacttttaatatgcaagctctctttccctctctctctctctcttctctctcacATTCGATTTGAATTACTTAATGGGAATTATTAAATGGTGGGTGCTACGCAAT
Protein-coding regions in this window:
- the LOC108596936 gene encoding ATP-dependent 6-phosphofructokinase isoform X7; its protein translation is MHPNKFRVFTKIVNSVLQQREQNFLRRNISNACSTTHFYNEGNFTKRTSYTSRFYSTQEELTYFKAHLKNCSSAARRQYILMNLREQNEQMYYQYLCENMTEVLSLYYTVSECEDNCCQNCYNNLAKQRLLECANKLDTPNAVKYLRKCVKRKNQINAEPIDMQKLLSQATLNVVNQLNSRNQFPNSRQFSRTCSVPLERQQNTLPKIVDKQHLLSERTMMDVDELCEKRDKQIHELRSCLHDFQDVYDYVHPWLRPFRDKGLAVFTSGGDSQGMNAAVRACVRMAIYLGCKVYFIREGYQGMVDGGDCIQEANWASVSSIIHRGGTIIGSARCQDFRERAGRLKAANNLVQRGITNLVVIGGDGSLTGANLFRQEWSSLLEELLKNNTITNEQKEKFNVLHIVGLVGSIDNDFCGTDMTIGTDTALHRIIEAIDAISSTAYSHQRTFIMEVMGRHCGYLPVVAGIISEADYVFLPEYPPPQDWPDRLTLKLEQERKAGQRLNIVIVAEGAMDREGNPITAEDVRKVIDERLKHDARITVLGHVQRGGNPSAFDRVLH